The Fusibacter sp. A1 genomic interval ATACAACAGGGGAAAAATCATAGATATTTTCAGTAAGAATCTGAAAAAAGACAATTCAGTATTACTGTTGGATTTGGATAACTTTAAAGACATCAATGACACATACGGGCATATCGTAGGTGATGAAGTGCTGATAAAGGTTACTCAAATCATCAAGAAATCTATTAGGGAATGCGACAAACTGGGCAGATATGGCGGAGAAGAGTTCTTAGTTTTCATTGAAGGCGCCGGTCAGATGGAGTTACACGAAATTGCTGAAAGAATCCGTTACAATATTGAGAACTTCTCATGGAGTCACAAGGGGCTTGTTACAACAGCAAGTATTGGTGTGACCAGTTGCTTCTCTGATGAGGTGGAAGCTATCCTTCACGAGGCCGATACGCTTATGTATAAGGCAAAGCACTTAGGAAAGAACAGGGTTGAATTTGGATAGGTAGTTAAGATTTTTATGGGGGATGCATTTGTCGAATTCTAGAATGTTACATGGGAACAATCGAAATTTAGAGGCGTGGGAAAAGTATATTTTACATGATGAATTGGATTTTTCAGATATGAGAATCGAAATTGCGGATTCCTGGATTAGAAGCAGGAATTTTGATGTGGATCCCAATGCGACAACCATCAAGGAGATGCTGAGTGAAGAAGAACTCATGCAAAGAAGTCAAGCCTTTTCTCCTATTTTGAAAATTGCACTACCCTTTATGGAAACAATTTACAAGGCTGTGGGTGAAGGCGCCATGGAAGTAAGTTTTACCGATGCAAACGGTTATGTTTTGGAATGTCTTGGTGATGAGGATGTTTTGAGAGATCTGCATCTTCACAAGGGTAAGAACATGTCAGAAAATGTGGTCGGCACAAACGCCATTGCGATCACACTCAAAAAAGGAATCGCTTTTCAAGTGCTTGGAGCTGAGCACTTCAATAAAAAGTTTCATAAGATGACTTCAGCTGCGGCGCCAATTAAGGACGATAGCGGTGAGATCGTGGCTGTCTTATGCATGTCGGGAGTCAATGATAGAGTGCATCCGCATACCTTAGGGATGATTCTGGCATCGGCTCTTGCCATAGAGCATGAGATTAAGTTAAATAAGAGAAATGATGATCTGATTCGTATCAATAAGCATTTTGATGCGATCATGAAAACCATCTCGGAGGGAATCATCACAATCACCTATGATGGAATTATCACCGATATCAATTATTTTGCTCTTAAGATACTGAAAAAGACACATCAAGACCTAATAGGTAAGACAATTGACGAAGTAACAAATAAATCTGTGCTGGCACTTATAAAAAAAGAAGTGCGGACCTTGGAAGAAAAAGAGATTCAAGTAATCACTGGTGGTCGAAAAAAAACGATTATCATGAGTCTTAAGCCGATTTATTCACAGGATGACAGCATTAAAGAGTATCTGATTACCTTTAGGGAATCAAAAAAAGTTTATTCGGAAGTCAACAAGATCTTTGGGTCTAAGGCGATCTATACCTTTGATGCGATACTGGGTGACAGTGAAGAGATCAACGAGGCGATCAGGATGGCAAAGCTTATTGCTGCGACTGATGCGACAATTTTACTTCATGGTGAAAGCGGCACAGGTAAAGAGATGTTCGCCCAGGGGATTCATAATGAATCGCCGCGCAAAAACAATTCTTTTGTGTTTATCAACTGCGGAGCCATTCCAAGGGACTTGGTTGCAAGCGAACTATTTGGATATGAAGACGGTGCGTTCACTGGTGCCAGAAAAGGCGGTAATCCAGGAAAATTCGAACTTGCTGACGGCGGAACCCTTTTTCTAGATGAAATTGGAGATATGCCGCTGGATACCCA includes:
- a CDS encoding sigma-54-dependent Fis family transcriptional regulator — encoded protein: MSNSRMLHGNNRNLEAWEKYILHDELDFSDMRIEIADSWIRSRNFDVDPNATTIKEMLSEEELMQRSQAFSPILKIALPFMETIYKAVGEGAMEVSFTDANGYVLECLGDEDVLRDLHLHKGKNMSENVVGTNAIAITLKKGIAFQVLGAEHFNKKFHKMTSAAAPIKDDSGEIVAVLCMSGVNDRVHPHTLGMILASALAIEHEIKLNKRNDDLIRINKHFDAIMKTISEGIITITYDGIITDINYFALKILKKTHQDLIGKTIDEVTNKSVLALIKKEVRTLEEKEIQVITGGRKKTIIMSLKPIYSQDDSIKEYLITFRESKKVYSEVNKIFGSKAIYTFDAILGDSEEINEAIRMAKLIAATDATILLHGESGTGKEMFAQGIHNESPRKNNSFVFINCGAIPRDLVASELFGYEDGAFTGARKGGNPGKFELADGGTLFLDEIGDMPLDTQANLLRVLETKEVVRVGGHEVIPVDVRVIAATHKDLVEEVKMGNFRGDLFYRLNVMPIHTPSLRERKEDIRNLIDFFYMQFRKTPSKKLAIDESFYTVMKHYHWPGNVRELQNVMQMVTNLIGDKEKLSSGHLPLYIKEKISAESIELGRVDNIRPLDVVEKEAIVNALLVSDNNLVQAAKMLEIGRSTLYRKIEKYNL